One genomic window of Moorella glycerini includes the following:
- a CDS encoding dihydrodipicolinate synthase family protein, producing the protein MSFLLLEGIAMGLKFSAQDVRGIYNIIPTPATPNAHHIDADDTVNYEATYKLVNMLIDEGVDAILTNGTFGEGATLTEKEHIAFVAKVIETAGGRVPVFAGATTLNTRDTIRRGKLFREMGATGLFLGRPMWCECDDNTIVGFYSDIATALPDTPLIIYDNPEAFKGKLSPRVYSRLAGIPNIIASKYIAIGPQYLDDVEACGDSIRLLPLDSDWYYARKWVGEKAPACWTGSGNCGMAVLRALKKAIESGDDAYALEITRDIRYTYKTLFPHGSFKLFSLYNIPLEKARFDAAGLVEAGPARPPYHHVPQDYLEGAREAGRRWAEINKKYSG; encoded by the coding sequence ATGTCATTTTTACTATTGGAGGGGATAGCCATGGGGTTAAAGTTCTCCGCCCAGGATGTTCGTGGTATCTACAATATTATTCCAACTCCAGCCACTCCTAATGCCCATCATATTGATGCAGACGATACAGTAAATTATGAGGCAACATATAAGCTCGTTAATATGTTGATCGATGAGGGTGTAGATGCTATTCTTACCAATGGAACCTTCGGCGAGGGAGCTACTCTAACAGAAAAGGAACATATCGCTTTTGTAGCCAAAGTTATAGAAACGGCCGGAGGTAGGGTGCCTGTTTTTGCCGGGGCCACAACTTTAAACACCCGGGATACTATACGTCGCGGGAAGCTCTTTAGGGAGATGGGAGCCACAGGTTTGTTTCTTGGCAGACCTATGTGGTGTGAATGCGATGATAATACTATTGTGGGGTTCTACAGTGATATTGCTACGGCCCTTCCTGATACACCTTTAATCATTTACGATAACCCTGAGGCTTTTAAGGGAAAACTCTCGCCACGGGTTTACAGCAGGCTGGCTGGTATACCCAATATTATAGCTTCTAAATATATTGCTATAGGGCCTCAGTATCTGGATGATGTAGAAGCATGCGGCGATAGTATTCGACTGTTACCTTTAGATTCAGACTGGTATTATGCCAGGAAATGGGTGGGAGAAAAAGCCCCGGCCTGCTGGACCGGCAGCGGGAATTGTGGGATGGCTGTTCTCCGGGCCTTAAAAAAGGCTATCGAATCCGGTGATGATGCATATGCTCTCGAAATTACGCGAGATATAAGATATACCTATAAAACGCTTTTCCCTCACGGCAGTTTCAAACTCTTTTCACTATATAACATACCGTTGGAAAAGGCTAGATTTGATGCTGCCGGGCTGGTAGAAGCCGGCCCCGCAAGGCCGCCATATCATCATGTCCCCCAAGATTACCTGGAAGGGGCCAGGGAAGCCGGCCGTAGATGGGCTGAGATCAATAAAAAGTACTCTGGTTAA
- a CDS encoding TRAP transporter small permease has product MKLLKFFQTISGICHLLGAIILVFEFLAIVANVVVRAAGNSMVWVEEVTGYATVWAIYLGLAYTLHEGKHVKVELITEKLPPLGKKVFQIIGAVANIIFSVIIAWKAIELIQVAWQTQRLTPLLSWPVYPLMLVLPLGMILFALVALSEGVAAVMLPEGKWKAEETELDEGFEL; this is encoded by the coding sequence ATGAAACTGCTTAAATTTTTTCAGACAATAAGCGGTATCTGCCATTTGCTTGGCGCCATTATTCTGGTATTCGAGTTTTTGGCAATTGTGGCCAATGTTGTCGTCCGGGCTGCCGGGAATTCTATGGTGTGGGTGGAGGAGGTCACCGGTTATGCAACCGTATGGGCGATTTACCTTGGCCTGGCTTATACGCTGCATGAAGGGAAACACGTGAAAGTAGAACTGATAACGGAAAAGTTACCCCCCCTGGGGAAGAAAGTATTCCAAATAATAGGGGCCGTGGCCAATATTATTTTTAGCGTAATTATAGCCTGGAAAGCTATTGAGCTCATCCAGGTGGCCTGGCAGACGCAACGGCTGACCCCGCTTTTGAGTTGGCCCGTTTACCCGCTGATGCTGGTCCTACCCTTAGGCATGATCTTATTTGCCCTGGTTGCACTTAGCGAAGGGGTGGCGGCAGTAATGCTTCCTGAAGGCAAATGGAAGGCTGAAGAAACAGAGCTAGATGAAGGTTTTGAGCTTTAG
- a CDS encoding TRAP transporter large permease subunit: MALLTPPVGLNLCAIDGVARGVGFPSTLALVIRGSWPFMVFYGLVMILVGLFPKLALWIPSHMMQ, translated from the coding sequence GTGGCTCTGCTCACCCCGCCGGTGGGGTTAAACCTCTGCGCCATCGACGGCGTGGCCAGGGGTGTGGGATTTCCCAGCACCCTGGCCCTGGTTATCCGGGGCAGCTGGCCCTTTATGGTGTTCTATGGGCTGGTTATGATTCTGGTAGGTCTTTTCCCCAAACTGGCCCTCTGGATACCGTCGCACATGATGCAGTAA
- a CDS encoding sigma 54-interacting transcriptional regulator, with translation MRVRVGFLSLCLQITAVVRNISSELPEVEVVIEEADPLDDQAPLEAAKRLEQCCDIIITRGGTRSQIMSRIAVPVIELPYTYADVLNALYQARDKGKHIMLILHRSQDHDLGPWPGVLGITITKVLVNYRQEIRAAVRKAKELGAVVVGGNLPVEYASSLNIASHLILSERETILQSLQKAIEIVKATHKEKERAARLQALLDFAHEGIIFLEGNNAVAHVNSAATEILKIPREQLMGRKITEVLKTSSDSLEAILNGQVDSPLTGKLLKLDSLSIMANIVPVRVGTQTAGTVVTFFEAARLRNLEHNFRRQLARRAMTARFTLDDIIGRSKAIAAVKQQAAVFAATDSTVAIYGESGVGKELFAQSIHNLSSRKNGPFVAINCSALPKELMESELFGYEEGAFTGAKKGGKEGLFELAHGGTLFLDEIGTMPLELQSKILRVLQEKEVTRLGGNSLIPVDVRIIVATNRDLKEAVRQGEFRQDLYFRLNVLPLYIPPLRERPEDIPLLFEHFARTFSRRLGRRLNLDNLHNVHLLQEYYWPGNVRELVNFCERFVALAGQQGDQDELLKQLLQESRQEFNPGHGLNLLEKGRWKETWQELEKNLLEQVLAESGMTKTALARSLGISRTALWKKLKEKVPET, from the coding sequence ATGAGAGTTAGAGTGGGTTTCTTATCCTTATGCCTGCAGATTACCGCCGTGGTACGTAATATTAGTTCAGAGCTTCCGGAAGTGGAGGTAGTAATTGAGGAAGCAGATCCCCTCGATGACCAGGCCCCGCTTGAAGCGGCTAAAAGGTTAGAACAATGCTGCGATATTATTATTACCCGCGGTGGTACACGTTCGCAAATTATGTCTAGAATTGCAGTTCCTGTTATTGAGCTTCCCTATACCTATGCCGACGTGTTAAACGCCCTTTATCAAGCCAGGGATAAAGGGAAACATATCATGCTTATCCTGCATCGTTCCCAGGACCATGACCTGGGACCCTGGCCCGGGGTTTTGGGTATAACGATTACTAAAGTACTGGTTAATTACCGCCAGGAAATCCGGGCGGCGGTGAGAAAAGCCAAAGAGCTGGGCGCTGTTGTAGTGGGTGGCAACCTGCCGGTGGAATACGCTTCTTCCTTAAATATAGCTTCCCATTTAATACTTTCTGAACGCGAAACCATTCTCCAGTCCCTGCAAAAAGCCATCGAAATCGTCAAAGCCACCCACAAAGAGAAAGAGCGGGCTGCCCGGCTGCAGGCCCTCCTCGACTTCGCCCACGAAGGCATAATCTTCCTGGAAGGCAACAACGCAGTAGCCCATGTCAACAGCGCCGCCACGGAAATCTTAAAAATACCCCGCGAACAACTTATGGGCAGGAAAATAACTGAAGTTTTAAAAACCAGTTCCGATAGTTTGGAAGCAATTCTCAACGGCCAGGTCGACAGCCCCCTCACCGGCAAACTACTCAAACTGGACAGCCTCTCCATCATGGCCAACATCGTCCCCGTGCGGGTGGGTACCCAGACCGCCGGCACGGTAGTCACCTTCTTTGAAGCCGCCCGCCTCCGGAACCTCGAACACAACTTCCGCCGCCAGCTGGCCCGGCGGGCCATGACGGCCCGGTTTACCCTGGACGACATCATCGGCCGGAGCAAAGCCATAGCCGCCGTCAAACAGCAGGCCGCCGTCTTTGCCGCCACCGACTCCACCGTGGCCATCTACGGCGAGAGCGGCGTCGGCAAAGAACTCTTTGCCCAGAGCATCCACAATTTGAGCAGCCGCAAAAACGGGCCCTTTGTGGCCATCAACTGCTCGGCCCTGCCCAAAGAACTCATGGAGAGCGAGCTCTTCGGCTACGAAGAAGGCGCCTTCACCGGGGCCAAAAAAGGCGGCAAAGAAGGCCTGTTTGAACTCGCCCACGGCGGCACCCTCTTTTTAGACGAGATCGGCACCATGCCCTTAGAACTGCAGAGCAAGATCTTAAGGGTGCTCCAGGAAAAAGAAGTCACCCGGCTGGGGGGCAACAGCCTGATACCCGTAGACGTACGCATCATTGTCGCCACCAACCGCGACCTCAAAGAAGCGGTACGGCAGGGAGAGTTCCGGCAGGACCTGTACTTCCGGCTCAACGTGCTGCCCTTATATATACCTCCCTTAAGGGAGCGGCCTGAAGACATCCCCCTGCTCTTCGAACACTTTGCGCGCACCTTCAGCCGCCGGCTGGGGCGGCGCCTCAACCTGGACAACCTGCATAACGTCCATCTGCTCCAGGAATACTACTGGCCCGGCAACGTGCGGGAACTGGTAAACTTCTGCGAACGCTTTGTAGCCCTGGCCGGCCAGCAGGGCGACCAGGACGAACTTTTAAAACAGCTGCTGCAGGAAAGCAGGCAGGAATTCAACCCCGGCCACGGGTTAAACCTGCTGGAGAAGGGCAGGTGGAAAGAAACCTGGCAGGAGCTGGAGAAGAACCTGCTGGAGCAGGTGCTGGCCGAGAGCGGCATGACCAAAACCGCCCTGGCCCGGTCCCTGGGGATCAGCCGGACGGCCCTCTGGAAAAAATTAAAGGAAAAAGTGCCGGAAACGTAA
- a CDS encoding TRAP transporter large permease, translating into MIIAATVIILIIFLLLGIEIGTAMGLTGMALLYHMYGNGALSVAAKVMFDSLNDMTLLTIPLFVLMGAIMMKGGIGDEIFKFFDSLAGHLPGGAGIATVLSCSVLAAMCGSSVGITAAIGAMAVDNLRKRGYNLELSLGLPSSAGGLGALMPASVGAILYASITDVSVGQMLMAGLIPALVIVVLFSVYTVWAFNHSENKSLGEKHTWAERWQAFKRAFWGLTVPVLLLVGIYGGFATVTEIAAVACFWSLIITMFIYRRLTWKDLLPTFRWGLSVAAMVMYLIATSLLLSNAITQLGVPEMIRAFFVNNNIPLWGFLIITMVYLVILGTALEGASMLLLTMPVLTPVLHAYNYNLIAYGVLFLINVELSLLSPPVGLTVQTVERIAKSLRLPITSTTAWKGCIPFFILYTVAMILVAVFPQLALWLPSTMK; encoded by the coding sequence ATGATTATTGCTGCTACAGTAATAATATTGATTATCTTTTTGCTGTTAGGCATAGAGATAGGCACTGCCATGGGCCTCACCGGTATGGCATTGTTGTATCACATGTATGGCAATGGGGCGTTGTCGGTAGCCGCCAAGGTGATGTTCGATTCTTTGAATGATATGACTCTGCTGACAATCCCCCTCTTTGTCCTCATGGGGGCGATCATGATGAAAGGGGGCATAGGCGATGAAATATTCAAGTTCTTCGATAGTTTGGCGGGGCACCTGCCGGGGGGCGCGGGCATAGCCACCGTACTCTCGTGCTCTGTACTGGCAGCCATGTGCGGTAGCAGTGTGGGCATTACGGCTGCCATTGGCGCCATGGCTGTTGACAATTTGCGTAAACGGGGCTATAACCTGGAACTGAGTTTGGGATTGCCATCTTCTGCCGGGGGGCTGGGGGCGCTTATGCCGGCCAGCGTGGGAGCGATTCTATATGCTTCTATTACTGATGTATCGGTAGGACAGATGCTGATGGCCGGCCTGATCCCGGCGTTAGTTATAGTAGTGCTGTTTTCTGTCTATACCGTTTGGGCTTTTAACCACAGCGAGAATAAATCACTCGGGGAAAAACATACCTGGGCCGAACGCTGGCAGGCCTTCAAGAGGGCTTTCTGGGGTCTTACCGTTCCTGTTCTTCTGCTGGTGGGTATTTATGGCGGTTTCGCTACCGTGACGGAAATAGCCGCCGTCGCCTGCTTCTGGAGCCTGATTATTACCATGTTTATTTACCGGCGCCTCACATGGAAAGACCTGCTGCCCACTTTTCGCTGGGGGTTGAGTGTGGCGGCCATGGTGATGTACTTGATTGCCACTTCCCTTTTACTTAGTAACGCCATCACCCAACTGGGCGTACCGGAAATGATCCGAGCATTCTTTGTCAACAACAATATACCGCTATGGGGTTTTCTAATTATTACCATGGTCTATTTAGTAATCCTCGGCACTGCTCTGGAAGGGGCTTCCATGCTGTTACTTACCATGCCGGTATTAACGCCGGTCTTGCATGCTTATAACTACAATCTCATTGCTTATGGGGTTCTGTTTTTGATTAACGTTGAATTGAGCTTGCTATCACCACCGGTGGGGCTTACCGTCCAGACAGTAGAGCGTATCGCCAAGAGTTTGCGCTTGCCGATCACCTCTACCACTGCCTGGAAAGGATGTATACCATTTTTCATCCTTTATACAGTTGCCATGATCCTGGTGGCAGTCTTCCCGCAACTGGCATTGTGGCTGCCAAGTACAATGAAGTAG
- a CDS encoding TerC family protein has protein sequence MGEALTYVGSFLWAVLAIVIIDLALSGDNAAVIGLAIKDLPVEQRKTAAVIGAGGAVVLRVVFTVIATLLLKIRYLSAIGGVILLFITWKLIKQEEEEEKEEKVASNTLFWNAVATIIVADLSMAFDNVMGVAGAAHGNVGLVIFGLALSIPILVTGSTWLAGLMNKYPLIIYVGAGVLAHTALKMIFHDGGLALAEYVGVVAAAAIPVLAGIMVVAWGVVEIKKKSRGDRTAFSRDP, from the coding sequence ATGGGAGAGGCGTTAACATATGTGGGCTCCTTCCTATGGGCTGTGCTGGCCATAGTGATAATAGACCTGGCTCTATCAGGGGATAATGCTGCCGTGATCGGCCTGGCTATAAAGGATCTCCCGGTAGAACAAAGGAAGACAGCGGCAGTTATAGGGGCGGGTGGAGCCGTTGTACTGCGCGTGGTTTTTACAGTTATAGCTACATTGCTTCTAAAGATACGCTATCTCAGCGCCATCGGTGGAGTTATCCTGCTTTTTATCACCTGGAAGTTAATTAAGCAGGAAGAAGAGGAAGAAAAGGAAGAAAAGGTGGCTTCGAATACGCTCTTCTGGAACGCGGTGGCTACGATAATTGTGGCTGACCTTTCAATGGCTTTTGACAACGTTATGGGAGTGGCAGGAGCGGCTCATGGAAATGTCGGGCTGGTTATATTTGGGCTGGCGTTGAGCATACCCATATTAGTTACGGGAAGCACCTGGTTGGCGGGCCTGATGAACAAATACCCGCTCATAATTTACGTTGGTGCTGGTGTACTGGCACATACGGCGCTCAAGATGATCTTTCATGATGGGGGGTTAGCGCTGGCAGAATATGTAGGAGTTGTGGCGGCCGCGGCTATTCCGGTTCTGGCCGGTATAATGGTTGTAGCGTGGGGGGTTGTAGAGATCAAGAAAAAATCCCGGGGGGACCGGACGGCGTTTTCCAGAGATCCCTAA
- a CDS encoding TRAP transporter substrate-binding protein, with translation MKKIGKYFAFVALLSILLLLALTGCGGQPAGDKGSTGKEAQTKKAVIRFSHALPEHHYISNQFKAWADLVMQKANGTLEVQIYPSAQLYKDPDVYEAIMTGGIESGHLYNFNHTRYVPEASAMVAWYLWNTTEEAYQVGIKGPLRAKIDAEMEKKGIKTLAWLPWHLEDFAFITTKEVKVPADMKGLTIRANMPEDVAWYQKWGANPSNISGSELYMALQRGVIQGANATVATSVERKLYEVAPYAVLVPFWDTMSIIGINKSFFDKLAPEQQKALVDAGKEVEGKSVAAAMKDYEEIMKRAQELGIKVYKPTPEEMKLWQAGKDEIRQQVFKDKPQVLEEIKKLEQQLATYRQKK, from the coding sequence ATGAAAAAGATCGGCAAATATTTTGCGTTTGTTGCTTTGTTGTCGATACTGCTGCTTCTTGCTTTAACCGGTTGTGGCGGGCAACCTGCAGGCGATAAAGGTTCAACCGGCAAGGAAGCCCAAACGAAGAAAGCGGTAATCCGTTTTAGCCATGCTTTACCCGAGCACCATTATATTTCCAACCAGTTTAAAGCCTGGGCCGATCTGGTCATGCAGAAGGCCAATGGCACCCTGGAAGTCCAGATTTACCCGTCAGCCCAGTTGTATAAAGATCCCGATGTTTACGAAGCGATCATGACCGGCGGTATTGAAAGCGGGCATTTGTACAACTTCAATCATACACGATATGTGCCCGAGGCTTCAGCCATGGTGGCATGGTATTTATGGAATACAACAGAAGAAGCTTATCAAGTAGGCATTAAAGGTCCCTTGCGGGCCAAAATAGATGCGGAAATGGAAAAGAAGGGTATTAAAACCCTGGCCTGGCTACCGTGGCATTTAGAAGACTTTGCTTTTATAACCACCAAAGAGGTTAAAGTTCCCGCCGATATGAAGGGACTGACGATACGGGCTAACATGCCCGAGGATGTAGCCTGGTATCAAAAGTGGGGAGCCAATCCTTCTAATATAAGTGGCTCCGAGCTCTACATGGCCCTGCAGCGCGGGGTAATCCAGGGGGCCAATGCTACTGTGGCAACATCGGTGGAGCGTAAACTCTATGAGGTAGCGCCTTACGCTGTGCTGGTACCTTTTTGGGATACAATGTCTATAATCGGGATTAACAAGAGCTTTTTCGACAAGCTGGCTCCGGAACAGCAAAAGGCCCTGGTAGATGCAGGTAAAGAGGTGGAAGGCAAGAGCGTGGCTGCCGCCATGAAGGACTATGAAGAGATCATGAAGAGGGCGCAGGAACTGGGGATAAAGGTTTACAAGCCGACGCCGGAAGAAATGAAGCTTTGGCAAGCAGGCAAGGACGAGATACGCCAGCAAGTGTTTAAGGATAAGCCCCAGGTCCTGGAGGAGATCAAAAAGCTCGAGCAGCAACTGGCCACCTACAGGCAGAAGAAATAG
- a CDS encoding GntR family transcriptional regulator, whose protein sequence is MADNRSELAYNKIKEFLLSGVIKPGQKFSAYELSRKLGISRTPITLALKKLEQEKVVDIIPQVGCVFKYPDPQEAREDFLIRAILEGFAAEMATVHANKKEIGELRRIFNNSIACVSSNDRVAYAASNRAFHLKIVQLSQMPRLEELIKNFWATTGYFAASIDFLSQRMELSVQEHGEILRAIEEKEATRARYLVESHLRQCTDAFCKMLLTVKTAPGSNPE, encoded by the coding sequence ATGGCAGATAATCGTAGTGAACTGGCATATAATAAGATTAAGGAATTTCTTTTGAGCGGTGTAATAAAACCCGGGCAAAAGTTTTCGGCTTATGAACTTTCCCGTAAATTAGGTATAAGCAGGACACCGATTACTTTGGCTTTAAAAAAACTTGAACAGGAAAAGGTAGTGGATATTATTCCCCAGGTGGGATGTGTATTTAAATATCCGGACCCCCAAGAAGCCAGGGAGGATTTTTTAATACGAGCTATTCTGGAAGGTTTTGCTGCTGAAATGGCTACAGTTCATGCCAACAAAAAGGAAATTGGGGAATTAAGAAGAATTTTTAATAATAGTATCGCCTGTGTCAGCAGTAATGATAGAGTGGCCTATGCTGCTAGTAACAGAGCTTTTCACTTAAAGATAGTACAGCTATCCCAAATGCCCCGGCTGGAAGAACTGATAAAAAATTTCTGGGCTACAACGGGTTACTTTGCAGCAAGCATTGATTTTCTTTCCCAGAGAATGGAATTATCAGTGCAAGAACATGGCGAAATATTACGGGCTATAGAAGAAAAGGAAGCGACCAGAGCACGTTACCTTGTCGAAAGTCATTTGCGGCAATGTACTGATGCTTTCTGTAAAATGCTTCTCACTGTTAAAACGGCGCCAGGTTCAAACCCTGAATAA